Proteins encoded within one genomic window of Rubripirellula tenax:
- a CDS encoding mechanosensitive ion channel domain-containing protein — protein sequence MPLNANRCFVALSGFFAIASVFAGETGVSDSTGDRAAAHASDADSSTRGGLLRAAVTTPDLSSVHTAEFQVDEIPVGAAQPARNESVDIVLVSAEEELKAEVAAAELDEKQEEVAAELRIAMLEEKQEAAISGSDSAQPTADASRVDLLKQIDVVIAQQQSASSSNEDHDAQVANLKSILTRLADGELDEKPPYSVIFLDGLKESVRNAKTKLLSSESSVVSARSSAETAKLNSEERAKSLRQLKEKSGTAKEGEIQLAELEQKLAEEIFVLRRQELSIAEANQAIAKLQLEIDERKVAIVGDRIVFTKDDLAEKLADLDKTDIELKQRAYRLQSELQFAERRWLAARQEADTTSNAGVELTERVDSLKVAQMAIQEEMTLTNQQLQRIPVLKKAWERRYLVITNQVLRKERNEWASDTNKQIEQITQDRQARRFKLDELRVSQSTVDAKIDAASNNAEEKRWLAAKRDSFDKQAEVYSKSLLTLDNSKRTLERLKTQIEGEPGRSAGEIAEDTWAHAKRLWNYELAAIDDTSLTVGKVCSSILMLFFGFMLARWLSMWLGRRLPKWGVDEAAADAIESLTFYALLVTLGLTALRYANVPLTVFTFLGGAIAIGIGFGSQNILNNFISGLILLAERPIKVGDLIKIGETHGNVTKIGARSTQIRTGDNQDIIVPNSSFLENEVTNLTRRDDRLRTSITIGVAYGSDLDAVLRLLARAESEQSGVLDRPKPMVWFNDFGDNSLVFQVHFWVQAKNMSQVRMIETGVRLKIDAMFREAQIVIAFPQRDLYIQTPRPIDFRLVASDPSSSDSAFKAA from the coding sequence ATGCCATTGAACGCTAATCGTTGCTTCGTCGCCTTATCAGGGTTTTTCGCGATCGCGTCCGTTTTTGCGGGCGAAACGGGCGTATCCGATTCGACAGGCGATCGAGCAGCGGCTCATGCGAGTGATGCCGATTCATCCACCCGGGGTGGTTTGCTGCGCGCCGCGGTCACAACACCGGACCTTTCGTCGGTTCACACCGCCGAATTCCAAGTCGACGAGATTCCCGTCGGTGCGGCTCAGCCGGCGAGAAATGAATCCGTCGACATCGTGCTGGTTTCGGCCGAGGAGGAATTGAAGGCGGAAGTGGCGGCGGCCGAATTAGACGAGAAGCAAGAAGAGGTTGCTGCGGAACTTCGTATCGCCATGTTGGAGGAGAAGCAAGAAGCAGCCATCAGCGGAAGCGATTCGGCGCAGCCCACGGCCGATGCCAGTCGCGTTGACCTGTTGAAACAAATCGACGTTGTCATTGCCCAACAACAGTCGGCCAGTTCGTCGAACGAAGACCACGACGCACAGGTAGCCAACCTAAAGTCGATTCTGACCCGATTGGCCGACGGAGAGCTGGACGAGAAGCCGCCCTATTCGGTGATCTTCCTTGATGGGTTGAAAGAGTCCGTTCGGAACGCAAAGACGAAACTGCTTTCTTCAGAATCGTCGGTCGTGTCCGCTCGCAGTTCGGCAGAGACCGCGAAACTCAATTCCGAAGAACGTGCCAAGTCGCTGCGGCAGCTCAAGGAAAAATCCGGAACCGCAAAGGAAGGCGAAATACAACTGGCCGAGTTGGAGCAAAAATTGGCCGAGGAAATCTTCGTCCTTCGGCGACAAGAGCTCTCGATAGCCGAAGCGAACCAAGCGATCGCGAAACTGCAATTGGAAATCGACGAGAGGAAGGTTGCGATCGTCGGCGATCGAATCGTCTTCACCAAAGATGACTTGGCGGAGAAACTCGCGGATCTGGACAAGACCGATATCGAGTTGAAGCAGCGAGCGTACCGTTTGCAATCCGAACTGCAGTTTGCCGAGCGACGTTGGTTGGCGGCACGGCAGGAAGCCGACACGACATCCAATGCTGGGGTCGAGTTGACCGAGCGCGTCGACTCGCTGAAAGTCGCTCAAATGGCGATTCAGGAAGAAATGACGCTCACCAATCAACAACTTCAACGGATTCCCGTTCTGAAGAAAGCGTGGGAACGACGCTACTTGGTGATCACCAACCAAGTTCTGCGCAAAGAGCGAAACGAATGGGCGAGTGACACGAACAAGCAAATCGAGCAAATCACACAAGATCGGCAGGCGCGACGCTTCAAGCTCGACGAGCTTCGCGTCAGCCAGTCGACCGTCGATGCGAAGATCGATGCGGCAAGCAACAACGCAGAAGAAAAGCGATGGTTGGCGGCCAAACGAGACTCCTTTGACAAACAGGCCGAAGTGTACAGCAAGAGTCTGTTGACGCTGGACAATTCAAAGCGAACGCTTGAACGGCTGAAGACACAAATCGAAGGTGAACCGGGGCGATCGGCGGGTGAAATCGCTGAGGACACTTGGGCACATGCCAAGCGGCTTTGGAACTATGAACTGGCCGCGATCGACGACACATCGTTGACCGTGGGGAAAGTCTGCAGCAGTATCCTGATGCTGTTCTTTGGCTTCATGTTGGCACGATGGTTGAGCATGTGGCTAGGGCGCCGGCTTCCGAAATGGGGCGTCGATGAAGCAGCCGCCGACGCAATCGAGTCGCTTACCTTTTACGCGCTGTTGGTGACGCTGGGGTTGACGGCGCTTCGGTACGCGAACGTTCCTTTGACCGTGTTCACTTTCTTAGGTGGTGCGATTGCGATCGGAATCGGTTTCGGTAGCCAGAACATTTTGAACAACTTCATCAGCGGTTTGATTCTGCTGGCCGAACGACCGATCAAAGTCGGCGACCTGATCAAGATCGGTGAAACGCACGGCAACGTTACCAAGATTGGTGCACGCAGCACGCAAATTCGTACCGGCGACAATCAAGACATCATTGTTCCCAACAGCAGCTTTCTTGAAAACGAAGTCACCAACTTGACTCGCCGTGACGACCGGTTGCGAACGTCGATCACCATCGGCGTTGCCTATGGGTCAGACTTGGATGCGGTTTTGCGGTTGCTGGCGCGGGCGGAATCTGAGCAGAGCGGAGTGCTGGACCGACCCAAACCAATGGTTTGGTTCAACGACTTTGGCGACAACTCGCTCGTTTTCCAGGTGCACTTTTGGGTCCAAGCCAAGAACATGTCGCAGGTGCGGATGATCGAAACCGGCGTTCGGCTGAAAATTGATGCGATGTTCCGCGAAGCCCAAATCGTGATCGCATTTCCCCAGCGGGATTTGTACATCCAAACGCCTCGCCCGATCGATTTCCGCTTGGTGGCGTCCGATCCAAGCAGTTCCGATTCGGCGTTCAAAGCGGCTTAG